Genomic segment of Salvelinus sp. IW2-2015 unplaced genomic scaffold, ASM291031v2 Un_scaffold1251, whole genome shotgun sequence:
GCATCGTTTGCTACGTTATCAATTTATTCAGTCAAtacttatttttcaaatgttaatattttttaaactatattTGTGGAAATTAAgttattcaaataaataaatgaagccAAAGAACCCTATCTTCCCTAAATGTCCCGTAGCTGTCCTGTtgcactctttcactctctttctttttgtctctctgcctctctctctgtcacgctcTCAAGCCTGCAGTCATGACCGAGAACATTCGTATCAACAATCCCAATGTGAagtacacagatacacacatcgAGGCTCAGTACTTCTACCATACTACTGCTGTACGCAGAGACGGAGACACACTCACAGtaagtctctctcacacacacacacacacacatacacacacacacacacacacaccagcatcacCTATCTCATTtctaactgtgtaaatctctccaCTCCACCCCTCCAGGTGACCCCGTCCGTTAGTGAGCTTGAGTTCCGTACTGAGCGACATGTCCCCAGGCTGGGGGTGATGCTAGTTGGCTGGGGAGGAAACAATGGGACCACCGTCACCGCTGCTGTCCTGGCCAACAGACTGGGACTCACCTGGAGAACCAAAACTGGAGAACAGGTAAGGTGGTGTCTCATTGATCCTACTTGGTGACAGTTTTATGGCCTATTTCCAAAGACATGTCTCTCCTCTGATGAAGAGCTAGCTAGCAGAGCCTCATTATACCCCTGATACAGCGatgggttcacacacacacacacacacaacacacacacacacacacacaccacaacacacacacacacacacacacacacacacacacacacacaccacacagcacacacacaacacacacacacctgattatGATGGGTTTAGTGGAGTGTTAAGGGTTTAACATTGACTGACCCACTGTTACAACACACGCAAGTCTTACCCTTTATATGCATCATTACTTCCCAAATGTGTCCCTTTTTTTCCTATCTGAAAAATCCCTCAATCATTCTCCATTTAATGGCAGAGAGATTCAAAGTTTGGGTCGCGGCCCCTAGTGTCCCGGGGAATTGCAGTGGGCTCGGCAAAACAAATTTGTTGAAAGTAACATTATTGTATAGGATAATAAAATTGTTTTGAGCAAGATCCTTTGAAAAATAATTTTGAGTACATTTATTGTTTTCTTAATTTTGATAGAGAGATAAAAATGTTAGTGAATTGAAGATTATTTGTGATGTACAACCCAAATGTacggtatttttttttattttttatgtaaggttgtgtcattagattttGGGTGGGGTTGGCTGAAATTCtggtgggggaaaaaaggaaGTCCCTGTAGATAAAGTTTGAATAACACTGATTTAATGTGTTATTATTCaaatacttatttatttttttcgtcTGTTTTATtacccctcccccctttttcgaacccccctccccctccagaaAACCAACTACTACGGTTCCCTCTTCCAGTCCTTCAACGTGTGTTTAGGGCCGGGCCAGATGGGAAGAGAAGTTAACATTCCGTTCCGTGACCTCTTACCCATGGTGCACCCTAATAGTATCGTCTTTGATGGtaaggagtggtgtgtgtggtgtgtgtgtgtggttgtgtgtgtgtgtgtgtgtgtgtgtgtgtgtgtgtgtgtgtgtgtgtgtgtgtgtggtgtgtgtgtgttgtgtgtgtgtgtgtgtgtgtgtgtgtgtaatcagacaaggATGCTGATGCTAGGTCAGTCTTCAGGGGCACTGTGGAGAGGAGAAGGTAAAAGTCTCCATGTGGACTGTCTGTCCGGCTCGTTATTTACCTCTGTTTAACTATGTCAGTTATCTAGCACCATTATTCAGcacttgccctggaggcagaggtACAGTACACACCTCTGGTCTCTCTAGTCTAACTGGTCTGCTATATTCTTTTGGACCTGTCTGACAGGTTTTCTTGTAAGAGACATTAGGCTTGTAAAACTTTAAGCTAACTAATTAAATAAAGAGATGTGGTGTGTCAGGCTGGGACATCTCATCCATGGATCTGGGCAGTGCGATGGAGAGAGCCGAGGTCCTTGATTGGTCCCTCCAGGAGAAGCTCCGCCCACACATGAGCCACCTCCGACCCCGGGCCTCCATCTATATCCCAGAATTCATAGCTGCCAACCAGGCGGCCGAGCAGACAACATTCTGAAGGACCATGGCTGAACAGGTCGCCCAATcccaagtagtgtgtgtgtgtgcctcgtaCACCCTGTCCCCTAACCCCTTAGCTCTTACTCCatacaccctataccctatgtatctctgtgtgtctgagtagtgattcttctctctctccctgcaggtgGAGCAGATCAGAGCAGACATTCAGGACTTCCGGCATCAAGCGGCGTGGACAAGGTTCCGTTTTGTGGACGGCCAACACCGAACGTTTCTGTGACCTCACAGCCGGGGTCAACGACACGGCCAAGAATCTCCTGGCTGCCATACAGGTAGAGATCTGACGGCTCTATTCTATCTATACTATTATGTCTGTCTCgttctcgccttctctctctcttacattctctctctctgtctctatcagtcAGGTGGGGAGGTGTCTCCCTCTACTTTGTTTGCCGTAGCCAGTATCCTGGAGGGCTGTGCCTACATTAACGGTTCTCCCCAGAACACGTTTGTCCCTGGGGCGATAGAGCTGGCTGTGGAGAGAAACGTGTTCATAGCAGGAGATGACTTCAAGTCTGGTCAGACAAAGATCAAGTCAGTCCTGGTCGACTTCCTCATCAGTGCTGGGATCAAGGTTAGAGGTCGACCCAGTCATTTGATGCTTCATTCACTTCAATAGGACTTCTGTTATGTGAACAGTCCCAGTTCCACTTGTTTAATGACGAAGTACATAATTATACAATTACTAAGTTATTCTAAAATCACTATACAACatgtttaaacactgttattaCAACAATAGTACCCAGGTATAAGGGCAATTTCATGTGTGTAACACTAGGTTAATACCAGACTGTAAAATAACGTGTTGCCGTCTGTTGCCATGACAGCCCACCTCCATTGTCAGCTACAATCACCTTGGCAACAACGATGGTATGAACCTCTCAGCACCGCAGCAGTTCCGCTCCAAGGAGATCTCCAAGAGCAATGTGGTGGATGACATGGTCAACTCCAACCCTATACTGTACCGCAAAGGGGAGAAACCTGACCACTGTGTAAGTCTGCGGGTgtttgcgtatgtgtgtgtgtcacacagagAAACCTGATCTGCGTTGAGTtgaatgtgtgttttttcataCCTGGTAGATATCAATAGcattgcatttgttttactaaGTGGCAGAAAATATCTGTAGTTTTTCTTGAGAAATACTTGACTCAgttgtcttgctgtgtgtgtgtaggtggtgatTAAGTATGTGCCGTATGTGGGGGACAGTAAGAGGGCGATGGATGAATACACCTCTGAGATCATGATGGGAGGAACCAACACTATCGCAATGCACAACACCTGTGaggtgagtctctctctcacacacacccacacacccacacctcaaCCTGATTTCTTTCTAACAAAAGGTGTCTCTCCAGGACTCTCTGCTAGCCAGCCCTATCATCCTGGACCTGGTCCTCCTCACAGAGTTGTGCCAGCGTGTATGTGTTCGGCCCCAAGGATCAGAGACCTTCCAGTCCTTCCACAGTGTCCTGGCTATCCTCTCCTTCATGTGTAAAGCTCCCCTCGTCCCCCCTGGGGCCCCGCTGGTCAATGCCTACTTCAGACAGAGAGCCTGCATTGAGAACATCATGAGGTCAGAACACATACCACCCTGTCTTGTTAGGGATTTGTCTTAGTGGTCACCAATCATAATGTTTATTACTGAACTTCCCGTCTCTCTTGTCCAATAATAATGTTGGGACGGTCTCTGTGGTTATATTCCTTCAGttttgcaactgactaggtatcccttttccctTTCAGAGCGTGCCTTGGTCTCCCCCCTCAGAACCACATGCACCTGGAGCACAAGCTGCAGAGGGGCTTCCTGCCTCGCCACGACAACCGTATCTACGACAATGTGGCTACCAAGATGGTCCTAAGCAACGGTTACCAGGCCTCCCAACAGAATGGTGTCTGCGCACACGTGGTGAAAGAGGCAACGATTGGATAATGGCTGCAGATTAGGTCTCTGTCATCACGGAGAAGATTCTAGAAGTGTCCACAGCCATAGAGAAACAATTACATccatagtttagtttattaggatccccattagctgttgcacatgcagcagctactcttcctggggttacaCACTAGTACATATTTAGATACTTATATATAGTGCAGTTAAATTAGATCCATAGAAAGTTAGCCAAACTCTATACAGCATACTGTATGATGATCAGGATTTATTTGGCCTATTTGTGTAGGATGCATACAGTAGGAAAAATACCCTCTAGTTGGCTCTAACCATTGTAACTTTTGGACAACCAGTTTAATATTCTGTGGTTTTAGACTCTTATTGCTCATATACATACAAACTTAACCGAACTCTGTTCATGTATTTGTTCCAATGATATGTAACATGCAATGTTACCCTACCATCCCTACTACcctgattggagtaaactaacaatacttctactgctacttacAGCTATTTTCACACACATCTACGATGTCTGTATTTAAAACCATTATACATATATTCCTAATTTCCCCTTTCTTCAAGTGATGGATTTTCACCCACAGCGGCCAATCCACCATTCATTCTGATCTTAAATCCAACCCTCCAATGTCCACAGAttaacccatctttcccagtGTAATGCCATTTTGCtatttccttttgcaatacatCCCTCCATTTTACTATGCTGTCTTTTGAGTGTCCTTGTAACATTTATACCGAATTTGTCCAAAAAATAAAGAGTATAATCATATTAGCTGATCATGTTTTTTCAGATCTCTTAACAATACAGTTTGCATGTCCCTGATTTTATAACATAACAACCATAcctggacctgactccaaaagTGAGCCACCAATAGACAGTACCAGAAAATATATTCTAGTGATTCTGCTTCCTCGTGGCAGTCTGCACAAGGCTGACTGTTCAATATCCCATATATTGAGCATTATTTTTGTAGCAAGTACTTTTATGTAATAGCTTAAATTGAAACAAAcggattgatgtcacttgttttaTATGTCAGTTCATAGACCCGATGCCAAGGTATTGGGACATCAAACTTGTTCCCAACTGACTAGAATTTTTATACAGTATTGCTGTCAAACCTTTTGACTTCATTAATTCAATCATTTTtaagctatttatgatttttttttatggggGAAGACAAATTCTTTAATTTCTTATTTAAGTAATTGTCTCTCAATTTTGTGGCAGAGCCGCAATGCGTTGGAATTTTTTATTGAGCATACACGCCCATACACTGTTGTTAGTTGCGTGTGTGACAATTTTACCTTTCCTGTTTACAATGACCTTCATAAACATTATCCCATTGTACATTTctttccccaaaaaatgtttctCTATCAGTACATTGGAGTTTAGCCATATTATTTGCTGTCATATTAGTTCTCCCTTTTCTGGATGATgaaagtaaaatactttaaaaaggAGGATACTTTAAGACAGGGATCCATTGCCAATCCAATGAAAATGTTTAATATGCAAAAAGGCAAAGAGCCCACTCGAAAACATAGAATGGGCCTCTCTTAGTAGCTTGCTAGAAAACCCATTTGGATTTAGATACAATTTCAGTACAATGGAGACTTTAAGAGAGAGGTTGAATGCCGTAATATGTAATAGTTTTAACCCTACAAACTCATGTTGGTTATATAAATATGCTCATTTAACTTTATCtggtttgccattccaaataatatgacattttttgCCCCCGTGATTTGAAAAAGGATTCTCCTGGAGACGGTAGTGCCATGGAATAAATATGTAAACTGCAATATCAGAAGATAATTAATCAGGGTAATCTTCCCTTAAATAGGTGTTTCCCTTTCCACTGTTTCAAGATTCTATCTATTTTGCTTTCGATCAAAGTTAATAGATCGCTCAACTTTTCCAGGATATGTTACAGGATATGTTACATCAAGCACATcaacttcaccatcagcccatttaa
This window contains:
- the LOC112070180 gene encoding LOW QUALITY PROTEIN: inositol-3-phosphate synthase 1-A-like (The sequence of the model RefSeq protein was modified relative to this genomic sequence to represent the inferred CDS: inserted 2 bases in 1 codon; substituted 1 base at 1 genomic stop codon) — protein: MTENIRINNPNVKYTDTHIEAQYFYHTTAVRRDGDTLTVTPSVSELEFRTERHVPRLGVMLVGWGGNNGTTVTAAVLANRLGLTWRTKTGEQKTNYYGSLFQSFNVCLGPGQMGREVNIPFRDLLPMVHPNSIVFDGWDISSMDLGSAMERAEVLDWSLQEKLRPHMSHLRPRASIYIPEFIAANQAAEQTTFXRTMAEQVEQIRADIQDFRHQAAWTRFXVLWTANTERFCDLTAGVNDTAKNLLAAIQSGGEVSPSTLFAVASILEGCAYINGSPQNTFVPGAIELAVERNVFIAGDDFKSGQTKIKSVLVDFLISAGIKPTSIVSYNHLGNNDGMNLSAPQQFRSKEISKSNVVDDMVNSNPILYRKGEKPDHCVVIKYVPYVGDSKRAMDEYTSEIMMGGTNTIAMHNTCEDSLLASPIILDLVLLTELCQRVCVRPQGSETFQSFHSVLAILSFMCKAPLVPPGAPLVNAYFRQRACIENIMRACLGLPPQNHMHLEHKLQRGFLPRHDNRIYDNVATKMVLSNGYQASQQNGVCAHVVKEATIG